A window from Streptomyces sp. NBC_00271 encodes these proteins:
- a CDS encoding NAD(P)H-binding protein: MIMVTGANGQLASLTLQELAERHVPALGGTRSPAEGQRRLDFDDPASLDLTGVSTLVLVSAGYAEDDQVITRHQAAVDAAVRNGVSHVVYTSLAGDGDHLGFALAHRATEHLIKSSGLGWTVLRNGLYAELFGALLTWTADGVESAFGDGALVAVARADLAAAAAVVAGNPTAHAGKTYDLVGEPITAVGIAESLGVAHRTIGLGEYRAQLLADDTLLPFQPPMLASIATSVRHGFLSTTGPDLAQLLGRPITDPLTVATDTAAAMRPDAS, translated from the coding sequence ATGATCATGGTGACCGGCGCGAACGGACAGCTCGCCTCTCTCACGCTCCAGGAGTTGGCTGAGCGCCACGTGCCCGCCCTGGGCGGCACTCGATCGCCCGCAGAAGGGCAGCGGCGACTCGACTTCGACGACCCCGCGAGCCTCGACCTCACCGGCGTTTCTACGCTGGTCCTCGTCTCGGCGGGGTACGCCGAGGACGATCAGGTCATCACCCGGCACCAGGCAGCTGTAGACGCTGCGGTGCGCAATGGCGTGAGCCACGTGGTGTACACCAGCCTGGCTGGCGACGGTGACCACCTTGGCTTCGCCCTCGCCCATCGGGCCACCGAGCATCTGATCAAGTCCAGTGGACTTGGGTGGACGGTCCTGCGCAACGGGCTCTACGCCGAACTCTTCGGGGCGCTCCTGACCTGGACCGCTGACGGTGTGGAATCGGCGTTCGGCGACGGAGCGCTCGTCGCTGTGGCGCGGGCGGACCTGGCCGCGGCCGCAGCCGTCGTGGCCGGCAATCCGACCGCGCACGCCGGCAAGACCTATGACCTGGTCGGCGAACCGATCACCGCCGTCGGCATCGCCGAATCCCTCGGAGTCGCGCACCGGACCATTGGGCTCGGGGAGTACCGGGCCCAACTCCTCGCTGACGACACGCTACTGCCGTTCCAGCCGCCGATGCTCGCCTCGATCGCGACCAGTGTCCGCCACGGGTTCCTCAGCACCACCGGCCCCGACCTCGCCCAACTACTCGGCCGACCGATCACCGACCCGCTCACCGTCGCCACGGACACCGCGGCCGCGATGCGCCCCGACGCCAGCTGA
- a CDS encoding winged helix-turn-helix transcriptional regulator encodes MSVTHTEVTAEPAELEPCGQQDHPDCGIRDVLDRVGDKWSVLVIVELANGPRRFRQLQRAIDGISQRMLTLTVRRLERDGLVLRTVYPTVPAQVDYRLTETGASLTHLVKALADWSLEHRARIARARETYDSEHPDNEIR; translated from the coding sequence GTGTCAGTGACGCACACCGAGGTAACCGCTGAACCCGCTGAACTCGAACCCTGCGGACAGCAGGACCACCCCGACTGCGGGATCCGCGACGTCCTCGACCGGGTCGGTGACAAGTGGTCGGTCCTCGTCATCGTCGAGCTCGCCAACGGCCCGCGACGCTTCCGGCAACTTCAGCGCGCCATCGATGGGATCTCCCAACGCATGCTGACCCTTACGGTGCGCCGACTGGAGCGAGACGGCCTGGTCCTTCGGACCGTGTATCCGACCGTGCCGGCCCAGGTCGACTACCGGCTCACCGAGACGGGCGCGAGCCTGACACACCTCGTCAAGGCACTTGCCGACTGGTCACTCGAACACCGGGCCCGCATCGCCCGCGCCCGTGAGACCTACGACAGCGAGCACCCCGACAACGAGATCCGCTGA
- a CDS encoding IS3 family transposase, with product MTALVDEHPHLGVECVLRELSIASSTYYRWRRAEREPCERRRRDVELTEQIKEIHADSGGIYGSPRVHALLKREGVHVGRKRVERLMREAEIAGISPRRSAFTRRDPKATLAPDLVERDFTAPAPNRLWVTDLTMITTGEGPLWLSAIRDAFSRRVVAWETSARADADLVLTTLEYALASREVEPGTLVHHADHGCQYTSVKLTTRLVRAGVHASMGSVGDSYDNALAENLWMIIKTECIRGRVFATRAEANLALFEYIDGFYNSRRIQKRLGYLSPIEFKEKHYADQATAERTSLKPRQPALTS from the coding sequence GTGACGGCGCTCGTTGACGAGCACCCGCACCTGGGAGTCGAGTGCGTACTCCGGGAACTCTCCATCGCCTCCTCGACGTACTACCGCTGGCGTCGTGCCGAGCGCGAGCCGTGCGAACGCCGGCGCCGCGACGTGGAACTCACCGAGCAGATCAAGGAGATCCACGCCGACTCGGGCGGGATCTACGGCTCGCCGCGCGTGCACGCCCTGCTCAAGCGCGAGGGCGTCCACGTGGGCCGCAAACGGGTCGAGCGCCTGATGCGCGAGGCCGAGATCGCGGGCATCAGCCCACGCCGAAGCGCCTTCACACGCCGCGATCCCAAGGCCACACTCGCCCCGGACCTGGTCGAGCGGGACTTCACCGCACCCGCGCCGAACCGGCTGTGGGTCACCGACCTCACCATGATCACCACCGGTGAGGGGCCCTTGTGGCTCTCGGCGATCCGGGACGCGTTCTCCCGCCGGGTGGTCGCCTGGGAGACCTCCGCCCGCGCGGACGCCGACCTGGTCCTGACCACCCTCGAGTACGCCCTCGCCTCCCGCGAGGTCGAGCCCGGCACGCTCGTCCACCACGCCGACCACGGCTGTCAGTACACGTCCGTGAAGCTGACAACTCGCTTGGTGCGAGCGGGAGTTCACGCGTCCATGGGCTCAGTCGGGGACTCTTACGACAACGCCCTCGCGGAGAACCTGTGGATGATCATCAAGACGGAGTGCATCCGCGGGCGCGTCTTCGCCACCCGCGCCGAGGCGAATCTCGCTCTGTTCGAGTACATCGACGGCTTCTATAACTCCCGGCGCATCCAGAAGCGGCTCGGCTACCTCAGCCCGATCGAGTTCAAGGAGAAGCACTACGCCGACCAGGCAACGGCCGAACGAACGAGCCTGAAACCCCGTCAACCCGCCCTGACCAGCTGA
- a CDS encoding ankyrin repeat domain-containing protein — protein sequence MTDRDRLGRTAVHYAAADGDADGLRVLLAGGAAAEAVDDAGWTPLHFAAQAQAPSVVEVLLAAGAAVDTADRHGNTPLWRAVFCSQGEGATIRLLLEAGADPDRDNGHGMSPRVLAVRIANYDVAAHLPAGDATSS from the coding sequence ATGACGGATCGGGATCGGTTGGGGCGGACGGCGGTGCACTATGCGGCTGCCGATGGGGACGCGGATGGCCTGAGGGTGCTCTTGGCCGGAGGTGCCGCCGCGGAGGCAGTCGACGATGCGGGCTGGACGCCGCTGCATTTCGCGGCTCAGGCTCAAGCCCCATCGGTTGTCGAGGTTCTCCTGGCCGCGGGTGCGGCGGTTGATACCGCGGATCGTCATGGCAATACGCCGTTGTGGAGGGCGGTGTTCTGTTCACAGGGCGAGGGCGCGACGATCCGGCTGCTGCTGGAGGCCGGTGCCGACCCTGACCGAGACAACGGCCATGGCATGAGCCCGCGGGTGTTGGCGGTACGCATCGCCAACTATGACGTGGCTGCTCACTTGCCTGCCGGAGACGCGACTTCCTCCTAG
- a CDS encoding YrdB family protein, translating to MSSGYGFHPLSLGVRFVLELVALGCFGLWAWAVVPGSLRYVCVVAVPLIVAVLWGVFATPDDASRSGGTVIATPGPLRFLLELAVFFGGAAALYAAGSRTLAVMLAGVLVVYHLLSWDRVLWLVRH from the coding sequence ATGTCGTCCGGGTATGGCTTTCACCCGTTGTCTCTCGGTGTGAGGTTCGTGTTGGAGCTGGTGGCTCTGGGGTGCTTCGGGCTCTGGGCATGGGCTGTCGTGCCTGGTTCCCTGCGGTATGTCTGCGTGGTTGCCGTTCCCCTGATCGTGGCCGTGCTGTGGGGAGTCTTCGCCACCCCAGACGATGCATCCCGGTCCGGGGGGACGGTGATTGCGACACCTGGTCCGCTGCGGTTCCTGCTGGAGCTGGCTGTGTTCTTCGGCGGTGCGGCGGCGTTGTACGCGGCGGGATCCCGCACTCTCGCCGTGATGCTCGCCGGTGTGCTGGTCGTGTACCACCTTCTGTCGTGGGACCGGGTGTTGTGGCTGGTCAGGCATTGA
- a CDS encoding transposase family protein, with translation MSNVRCLGSLPALCMVAVLGGATSLAAIARFAADTDSDLRGQLGLTSSTPNASTLGRLLARLDGDALDDAVGAWLARYAATGRRTR, from the coding sequence GTGAGCAACGTGAGGTGTCTGGGCTCCCTGCCCGCGCTGTGCATGGTCGCCGTCCTCGGCGGAGCCACGTCCCTGGCGGCCATCGCCCGCTTCGCCGCCGATACCGACTCCGACCTGCGCGGACAACTCGGACTGACCTCCAGCACGCCGAACGCCTCCACGCTGGGACGACTTCTGGCCCGCTTGGACGGCGACGCCCTGGACGACGCCGTGGGCGCCTGGCTCGCCCGGTACGCCGCCACCGGTCGACGAACCCGGTGA
- a CDS encoding IS982 family transposase — MTNDLDTLLTALYVKVDDELEASRWMGRPPQLTDAELVTLAVAQALLGFHSETRWLRYAHTHLAAMFPYLPQQSGYNKRLKAALPLVKKAIRMLAVDTDFWFDNHWIVDSTPVPCGMSRPTAIRSEMVGWAGYGYCASHSRFFWGLRLYLVCTPVGMPILWALANPKMDEREVLQSMLDVEADLVTDRPGLLLISDKGFASKEFENDLAMRGIELLRPSFKREKKRKGERLLKSVRQLIESVNDTLKGQLGLEQHGGRTHEGVAVRVAQRILAMAATI, encoded by the coding sequence GTGACGAATGACCTGGACACTCTGCTGACCGCGCTGTACGTGAAGGTCGATGATGAGCTGGAAGCCAGCCGTTGGATGGGTAGGCCGCCGCAGCTGACCGATGCCGAGCTGGTCACCCTCGCGGTCGCGCAGGCGCTGCTCGGCTTCCATTCCGAGACGCGCTGGTTGCGGTACGCGCACACGCACTTGGCCGCGATGTTCCCGTACCTGCCGCAGCAGTCCGGGTACAACAAGCGCCTCAAGGCGGCATTGCCACTGGTGAAGAAGGCGATACGGATGCTCGCCGTGGACACGGACTTCTGGTTCGACAACCACTGGATCGTCGACTCGACACCAGTGCCGTGTGGGATGTCCCGGCCGACAGCGATACGTTCAGAGATGGTGGGCTGGGCCGGATATGGGTATTGCGCGTCCCACTCCCGGTTCTTCTGGGGCCTACGCCTGTACCTGGTTTGCACGCCGGTTGGCATGCCAATCCTGTGGGCCCTTGCGAACCCGAAGATGGATGAGCGTGAAGTACTGCAGTCCATGCTTGACGTCGAGGCCGACCTGGTCACAGACAGGCCCGGACTCCTCCTGATCTCCGACAAGGGCTTCGCCTCCAAGGAGTTCGAGAACGATCTCGCGATGCGGGGCATCGAGCTGCTGAGGCCGTCGTTCAAGCGGGAGAAGAAGCGCAAGGGCGAGAGACTGCTCAAGTCCGTACGCCAGCTGATCGAGTCTGTGAACGACACGCTCAAGGGACAGTTGGGCCTGGAACAGCACGGCGGCCGCACTCACGAGGGTGTTGCCGTCCGCGTCGCCCAGCGCATCCTCGCCATGGCCGCCACGATCTGA
- a CDS encoding integrase, which produces MSDRDKHTEILALRHQITVLERQLGGERIRFSPGDRAFLAALLHGLPSEVLRRIRLVVRPDTVLRRHRDLVARRHAARSRPKRPGRPRTVRSVRLLVLRLARENSNWGYRRIHGELLVLGVGVAASTVWEILQEAGIDPAPERATSTGADFRRSQADALLACDFLETVTLPGARMYVFAVIEHASHRIRILGATAHPTARWVTQAAKNLVMNLEDAGCRARLLIRDRDGKFPGLFDAVLNDAGIEVVLSGVRMPRMNSIMERWVPTCRRELLDRTLIRNQHHLLHALRGFERLSCHRVISQSRICPLLWLLMSCLGGWDGVGPWRSRSRPAVVSRCPLPSRPRSPSDGSGHRCWRCAPGISW; this is translated from the coding sequence ATGAGCGATCGGGACAAGCACACAGAGATCCTCGCCCTGCGCCATCAGATCACGGTGCTGGAGCGCCAACTCGGTGGCGAGAGGATCCGGTTCTCTCCAGGCGATCGCGCGTTCCTGGCAGCGTTGCTGCACGGCCTGCCCTCGGAGGTGCTGCGCAGGATTCGGCTGGTGGTGCGTCCGGACACGGTGCTGCGCCGGCACCGTGATCTGGTCGCGCGCCGCCACGCTGCGCGCTCCCGGCCCAAGCGGCCGGGGAGGCCGCGGACCGTGCGCTCCGTCCGGCTGCTGGTGCTGCGGCTCGCCCGCGAGAACTCCAACTGGGGATATCGCCGTATCCACGGCGAACTCCTCGTTCTGGGCGTCGGGGTGGCAGCCTCCACCGTCTGGGAGATCCTCCAGGAAGCCGGGATCGATCCGGCACCCGAGCGTGCTACGAGCACGGGGGCGGACTTCCGGCGCTCCCAGGCCGACGCCCTGCTGGCGTGTGACTTCCTGGAAACGGTCACCTTGCCCGGGGCGCGCATGTATGTGTTCGCGGTGATCGAGCACGCCAGCCACCGGATCCGGATCCTCGGCGCCACCGCGCACCCCACCGCCAGGTGGGTGACGCAAGCCGCGAAGAACCTTGTCATGAACCTCGAAGACGCCGGCTGCCGGGCCAGGTTGCTGATCCGGGACCGGGACGGGAAGTTTCCCGGCCTGTTCGACGCCGTCCTCAACGATGCGGGGATCGAGGTAGTACTCAGCGGAGTACGGATGCCTCGCATGAACTCGATCATGGAACGGTGGGTGCCGACCTGCCGGCGCGAGCTGTTGGACCGCACCCTGATCCGGAACCAACACCACCTGCTCCACGCGCTACGCGGGTTCGAGAGGTTGAGCTGCCACCGGGTGATCTCGCAGTCCCGCATATGTCCCTTATTGTGGCTTTTGATGTCGTGTCTCGGCGGATGGGACGGAGTTGGGCCGTGGCGTTCGCGGAGTCGGCCGGCGGTGGTGAGTCGATGCCCTCTCCCGAGCCGGCCCCGGAGTCCGAGCGACGGTTCTGGGCACCGCTGCTGGCGGTGTGCGCCGGGTATTTCATGGTGA
- a CDS encoding SsgA family sporulation/cell division regulator, translating into MAHELPVRLVLSHDLSVSIPAALQYDADDPYAVRAVFHPLDQSGTVEWFLSRDMVAQALSEHTGHADVRMWPTSDSGRDVVRMVLSSPAGSALLEFPAQSVESFLRETRSAVPPGTESSRFDLDAELAQLLAEN; encoded by the coding sequence GTGGCACACGAGCTGCCCGTGCGGCTCGTCTTGTCGCACGACCTGTCGGTGTCGATACCTGCAGCACTGCAGTACGACGCGGATGACCCCTATGCCGTGCGTGCCGTCTTCCACCCCCTGGACCAGAGCGGAACGGTCGAGTGGTTCCTCAGCCGCGACATGGTGGCTCAGGCTCTGAGCGAGCACACCGGGCACGCAGACGTGCGCATGTGGCCGACCAGTGACTCGGGACGCGATGTGGTGCGCATGGTTCTCAGTTCGCCTGCAGGATCAGCCCTGCTCGAATTCCCCGCGCAGAGCGTGGAATCCTTCCTGCGCGAAACGCGGTCCGCGGTGCCGCCGGGGACCGAATCCAGCCGGTTCGACCTGGACGCCGAACTGGCACAGCTGCTGGCGGAAAACTGA
- a CDS encoding DUF4240 domain-containing protein, translating into MNKQQFWQLIAAARNQALDPNESGTVAREATSLLATRPAEEIVAAQQVLWDLMADSYTNPLWAAAYVINGGCSDDGFDYFRGWLIAQGCEVFERIVSEPDALAQLPIVQASAADGLDLDGEEVLSIAWNAHNMATGEQLPADALTIRYPELDPAWDFDFDDRGEMTRRLPRLAALHLE; encoded by the coding sequence ATGAACAAACAGCAGTTCTGGCAGCTCATCGCGGCAGCACGCAACCAGGCGCTCGACCCGAATGAGAGCGGGACGGTCGCTCGCGAGGCAACCTCACTGCTTGCCACCCGTCCGGCCGAGGAGATCGTCGCCGCCCAGCAGGTGTTGTGGGACCTGATGGCCGACTCCTACACGAACCCTTTGTGGGCCGCTGCCTACGTCATCAACGGCGGCTGCTCCGACGACGGCTTCGACTACTTCCGCGGTTGGCTGATCGCACAGGGGTGTGAGGTCTTCGAGCGCATAGTCTCTGAGCCTGACGCCCTCGCACAACTGCCCATCGTGCAAGCCTCGGCGGCCGACGGCCTGGACCTGGACGGTGAGGAAGTGCTGAGCATCGCCTGGAACGCCCACAACATGGCGACTGGTGAGCAGCTCCCTGCCGACGCATTGACGATCCGATACCCGGAGCTAGACCCTGCCTGGGACTTCGACTTCGACGACCGAGGAGAGATGACCCGCCGCCTGCCACGCTTGGCCGCTCTCCATCTGGAGTAA
- a CDS encoding transposase: MAAPRKYSLELRERAVRMYRTSDPKPQIKKLAVDLGVHPEALRGWIRQAEADAGERDDRLTTDERAELAALRKENVQLKRANEVLRTASAFFAAQLDPTRPR; this comes from the coding sequence ATGGCCGCTCCCAGAAAGTACTCGCTGGAGTTGCGTGAGCGTGCGGTACGGATGTACCGCACCTCCGACCCCAAGCCGCAGATCAAGAAGCTCGCCGTCGACCTCGGCGTCCACCCCGAGGCCCTGCGCGGCTGGATCCGCCAGGCCGAGGCGGACGCCGGCGAGCGCGACGACCGGCTGACCACCGATGAACGCGCCGAGCTCGCCGCGCTGCGCAAGGAGAACGTCCAGCTCAAGCGGGCCAACGAGGTCCTGCGGACGGCCTCGGCTTTTTTCGCGGCGCAGCTCGACCCGACCCGGCCCAGGTGA
- a CDS encoding helix-turn-helix domain-containing protein yields MHSTGAGVDGARGVLAVDSTAPDAAPWGLDAFRRGWQTQIGDDVFQLPAFSPDTIGDFRVKGNVAKVHGAAIADLHAASATRTADAPGGDQDLVAMYVVQRGAWTLGGPPGRGEQTVSAGQFLVRHVGRLTAFETSAHLTAKFLVLPPGELKPLLGNRVITGPADSAEIRLLTALTDMIHTTVADLGPAGVEATHGALIELAKAVAKGRFDDVEPRLAPALTQAAKDLADRRLADPELSPAMLARELNISVRTLHRAFAAVGEQVATYIRHRRLQEARLALTAPSGRLSISELAAHWQFADSSHFTRTFKNHYGQTPTEYARSTGAASLSPNRHLPGHGPAESA; encoded by the coding sequence ATGCACAGTACTGGAGCGGGGGTCGACGGCGCGCGCGGGGTGCTCGCAGTGGACTCGACCGCCCCGGACGCCGCACCGTGGGGACTCGACGCCTTCCGGCGCGGGTGGCAGACGCAGATCGGCGACGATGTCTTCCAACTGCCGGCCTTCAGCCCGGACACGATCGGTGACTTCCGGGTCAAGGGCAACGTGGCCAAGGTGCACGGCGCGGCGATCGCCGATCTTCACGCCGCGTCGGCAACCCGGACCGCGGACGCCCCAGGCGGCGATCAGGATCTGGTGGCCATGTACGTAGTGCAGCGCGGCGCATGGACGCTGGGCGGGCCGCCCGGTCGCGGCGAGCAGACCGTATCGGCCGGGCAGTTCCTCGTCCGGCACGTCGGGCGCCTGACGGCCTTCGAAACGTCGGCGCACCTCACGGCGAAGTTCTTAGTCCTGCCCCCCGGCGAGCTCAAACCCCTGCTCGGGAACCGGGTCATCACCGGGCCGGCGGACTCGGCCGAGATACGCCTGCTGACGGCCCTCACGGACATGATCCACACAACTGTGGCCGACCTCGGCCCAGCCGGTGTGGAAGCCACCCACGGCGCCCTGATCGAGCTGGCCAAGGCGGTGGCGAAGGGCCGGTTCGACGACGTAGAACCCCGGCTGGCTCCCGCGCTCACCCAGGCAGCCAAGGACCTCGCGGACCGCCGGCTCGCTGATCCCGAACTTTCTCCTGCGATGCTTGCGCGTGAACTCAACATCTCCGTCCGTACGCTGCACCGGGCATTCGCCGCGGTGGGAGAACAGGTGGCCACCTACATCCGCCACCGGCGACTGCAAGAGGCCCGGCTCGCCCTCACCGCGCCGTCAGGTCGCCTGAGTATCTCGGAACTCGCCGCACACTGGCAGTTCGCGGACAGCAGCCACTTCACCCGGACCTTCAAGAACCACTACGGTCAGACTCCCACCGAGTACGCCCGCTCGACCGGAGCAGCCTCGCTCTCGCCGAACAGGCACCTGCCGGGCCACGGGCCGGCCGAAAGCGCGTGA
- a CDS encoding TetR/AcrR family transcriptional regulator, protein MSHQHVLSAPQAPAKPLRRDAQRNRDAIVAAARKAFAEQGLDASLEGVAREAGVAIGTVYRHFPRRLDLVEELFTAKFTDLLAAAEDAAAMDDAWEGFCSYLEKLCELQACDRAFNDLVSARLPVHALGRGMFERTEEWVAQIFRNAQEQGVLRDDVTPEDVAFVIWSQVGIIQATRAVAPHAWRRHLHLLLDAFRAECAHELPEPPLTPQQFAQTLTTLECPEEECRECREEA, encoded by the coding sequence ATGAGTCACCAGCACGTCCTGTCCGCGCCCCAGGCGCCGGCCAAACCGCTGCGCCGCGACGCGCAGCGCAACAGGGACGCGATCGTGGCCGCTGCCCGCAAGGCTTTCGCCGAGCAGGGGCTGGACGCTTCCCTGGAGGGTGTTGCCCGCGAGGCGGGTGTCGCGATCGGCACGGTCTACCGGCACTTCCCGCGCCGGCTCGACCTGGTCGAGGAGCTCTTCACCGCGAAGTTCACGGATCTGCTCGCTGCGGCCGAAGATGCCGCGGCCATGGACGACGCCTGGGAGGGGTTCTGCTCCTACCTGGAAAAGCTCTGTGAACTGCAGGCCTGTGACCGGGCCTTCAACGACCTGGTCTCGGCCCGCCTGCCCGTCCACGCGCTCGGCAGGGGAATGTTCGAGCGCACGGAGGAATGGGTCGCTCAGATCTTCCGGAACGCCCAGGAGCAGGGCGTCCTGCGTGACGATGTCACTCCGGAGGACGTCGCTTTCGTGATCTGGTCCCAGGTCGGGATCATCCAGGCCACCCGTGCCGTCGCTCCCCACGCCTGGCGCCGCCATCTCCACCTGCTGCTCGACGCCTTCCGCGCCGAGTGTGCCCACGAACTGCCCGAACCCCCGCTGACCCCTCAGCAGTTCGCGCAGACCCTCACCACTCTCGAGTGCCCCGAAGAGGAGTGCCGCGAGTGCCGTGAGGAGGCATGA
- a CDS encoding MFS transporter, which translates to MPSPEPAPESERRFWAPLLAVCAGYFMVILDVTAINVAVPVIGRELSASLTGIQWITDGYTLVFAGFLLTGGALGDRLGNRRVFCTGVAVFTLSSAACALAPGAPSLVAARLVEGLGAALIVPGSLALLQQAYSAPAARSRAFGLWGSMAGIAAAAGPLLGGLLVSTMGWRWVFLINLPVGVACLVLTLRHVARSPRRAARALDWPAQCAVVAAVALLTAALNEAGRRGWSDPAVLAGVGLAVLAAAAFAVRERLARSPVLPPSLLCSRTMSGGAVIGLLFNFGFYGMLFTASLEFQHQRGFSALGTGLALFPTVAMTMFASVLSGRLTRRTGDRPLVISGMLLAALGLAGWAAAGADPAYPLLLAPMMAAGFGTSFALTGSTATVMGAAPSAYSGAASALFNTTRQIGSATGVALGGSLLATATDYNTGLRTSMAIGALAYLAAAGLAWLCVPAIPKMT; encoded by the coding sequence ATGCCCTCTCCCGAGCCGGCCCCGGAGTCCGAGCGACGGTTCTGGGCACCGCTGCTGGCGGTGTGCGCCGGGTATTTCATGGTGATCCTGGATGTGACGGCCATCAACGTCGCCGTGCCGGTGATCGGCCGCGAACTGTCGGCCTCGCTCACCGGCATCCAGTGGATCACCGATGGGTACACCCTGGTCTTCGCCGGGTTCCTGCTGACCGGTGGCGCGCTCGGTGACCGGCTGGGCAACCGTCGGGTCTTCTGCACGGGCGTGGCGGTGTTCACTCTGTCCTCGGCCGCGTGCGCGCTCGCGCCGGGCGCCCCGTCCCTGGTTGCGGCCCGGTTGGTGGAGGGGCTCGGTGCGGCTCTGATCGTGCCCGGTTCCCTGGCCCTGCTCCAGCAGGCCTACTCGGCGCCGGCCGCACGCTCGCGGGCTTTCGGACTGTGGGGTTCGATGGCGGGCATCGCGGCCGCTGCTGGTCCGCTGCTGGGTGGGCTGCTCGTCTCCACGATGGGCTGGCGCTGGGTGTTCCTCATCAACCTGCCCGTCGGTGTGGCCTGCCTGGTGCTGACGCTGCGGCATGTGGCACGCTCGCCCCGGCGCGCCGCCCGGGCCCTGGACTGGCCGGCGCAGTGCGCGGTGGTGGCGGCGGTGGCGCTGCTGACCGCGGCGCTCAACGAGGCCGGGCGGCGGGGCTGGTCCGATCCGGCTGTTCTCGCTGGGGTGGGCCTGGCCGTGCTGGCCGCCGCGGCGTTCGCGGTGCGCGAGCGGCTGGCCCGCTCTCCTGTCCTTCCGCCGAGCCTGCTGTGCTCTCGTACGATGAGCGGTGGAGCCGTCATCGGCCTGCTGTTCAACTTCGGCTTCTACGGCATGCTGTTCACCGCCAGTCTGGAATTCCAGCACCAGCGCGGCTTCAGCGCCCTCGGCACCGGGCTGGCGCTGTTCCCGACGGTGGCGATGACCATGTTCGCCTCCGTCCTGTCCGGGCGGCTGACCCGCCGCACCGGCGACCGTCCACTGGTGATCTCCGGCATGCTCCTGGCTGCCCTGGGGCTGGCCGGCTGGGCCGCGGCGGGAGCCGACCCCGCCTACCCGCTGCTGCTGGCCCCGATGATGGCCGCGGGATTCGGTACCTCCTTCGCCCTCACCGGTTCAACCGCCACCGTGATGGGTGCCGCGCCTTCGGCGTACTCAGGCGCCGCCTCCGCCCTGTTCAACACCACCCGCCAGATCGGCAGCGCCACCGGCGTCGCGCTCGGCGGCAGCCTGCTCGCCACAGCCACCGACTACAACACCGGGCTGCGCACCAGCATGGCCATCGGCGCGCTCGCCTACCTGGCCGCCGCAGGCCTCGCGTGGCTGTGCGTGCCGGCGATACCGAAAATGACCTAG